A DNA window from Ranitomeya imitator isolate aRanImi1 chromosome 2, aRanImi1.pri, whole genome shotgun sequence contains the following coding sequences:
- the LOC138666890 gene encoding uncharacterized PE-PGRS family protein PE_PGRS54-like yields MTQEGHSTRTVAPRWPLPKNSGAKVTTLQEQLRQGGHSPGTAAPRWPLSRNSCAKVATLQEQLRQGGHSPGTAAPRWPLSRNSCAKVATLQEQLRQGGHSPGTAAPRWPLSRNSCAKVATLQEQLRQGGHSPGTAAPRWPLSRNSCAKVATLQEQRRQVRGTAAGQRDGGAGEPQDRGDGSGTKGRWGRRAAGQRGRQRDKRTVGQESRRTEGTAAAQKDGGAGEPQDRGDGSGTKGRWGRRAAGQRGRQRDKGTVGQESRRTEGTAAGQKDGGAGEPQDRGDGSGTKGRWGRRAAGQRGRQRDKRTVGQESRRTEGTAAGQRDGEAGEPQDRGDGSGTKGRWGRRAAGQRGRQRDKRTVGQESRRTEGTAAAQKDGGAGEPQDRRDGSGTKARWDRGAAGQRGRQRDKWTVGQESRRTEGTAAGQKDSGAGEPQDRRDGSGTKGRWGRRAAGQRTRQRDKRTVGQGSRRTEGTAVGQKDGGTGEPQDRGDGSGTKGRWGRRAAGQKGRQRDKRTVGQGSRRTEGTAAGQKHGGTGEPQDRGDGSGTNGRWGRRAAGQKGRQRDKRTVGQKSRRTEGTAAGQRDGGAGEPQDRGDGSGTKGRWGRGAAGQRGRQRDKRTVGQESRRTEGTAAGQKDGGAGEPQDKRDGSGTKGRWGRRATGQRGQQRDKRTVGQESHRTEGTAAGQKDGGAGEPQDRGHGSGTKGRWGRGAAGQKGRQRDKRTVGQGSRRTEGTAAGQKDGGAGEPQDRGDGSGTKGRWGRRAAGQKGRQQDKRTVGQGSRRTKGTAAGQKDGGTGEPQDRGDGSGTKGRWGRGAAGQRGRQQDKRTVGQESRRTEGTAAGQKDGWAGEPQDKRDGSGTKGRWGRRATGQRGQQRDKRTVGQESRRTEGTAAGQKDGGAGEPQDKRDGSGTKGRWGRRATGQRGRQRDKRTVGQESHRTEDTAAGQKDGGAGEPQDRGDGSGTKGRWGRRAAGQKGRQRDKRTVGQESHRTEGTAAGQKDGGAGEPQDRGHGSGTKGRWGRGAAGQRGRQRDKRTAGQGSRRTEGTAAGQKDGGAGELQDRGDSSGTKGRWGRGAAGQRGRQRDKRTVGQESRRTKGTAAGQKDCGAGEPQDKRKGRGTVGQEGNGQRGRQWDQNVSVPVFSLLGFWLELMMGFLQPSMLISGPSPLQLFNKSACQTLIYTLVAEIYSLNKVTVTNKLHKDKQLHKVTST; encoded by the exons ATGACACAAGAAGGTCACTCAACAAGAACAGTGGCGCCAAGGTGGCCACTCCCCAAGAACAGTGGCGCCAAAGTGACCACTCTCCAGGAACAGCTGCGCCAAGGTGGCCACTCTCCAGGAACAGCTGCGCCAAGGTGGCCACTCTCCAGGAACAGCTGCGCCAAGGTGGCCACTCTCCAGGAACAGCTGCGCCAAGGTGGCCACTCTCCAGGAACAGCTGCGCCAAGGTGGCCACTCTCCAGGAACAGCTGCGCCAAGGTGGCCACTCTCCAGGAACAGCTGCGCCAAGGTGGCCACTCTCCAGGAACAGCTGCGCCAAGGTGGCCACTCTCCAGGAACAGCTGCGCCAAGGTGGCCACTCTCCAGGAACAGCTGCGCCAAGGTGGCCACTCTCCAGGAACAGCTGCGCCAAGGTGGCCACTCTCCAGGAACAGCTGCGCCAAGGTGGCCACTCTCCAGGAACAGCGGCGGCAAG TCAGGGGGACGGCAGCGGGACAAAGGGACGGTGGGGCAGGAGAGCCGCAGGACAGAGGGGACGGCAGCGGCACAAAGGGACGGTGGGGCAGGAGAGCCGCAGGACAGAGGGGACGGCAGCGGGACAAAAGGACGGTGGGGCAGGAGAGCCGCAGGACAGAGGGGACGGCAGCGGCACAAAAGGACGGTGGGGCAGGAGAGCCGCAGGACAGAGGGGACGGCAGCGGGACAAAAGGACGGTGGGGCAGGAGAGCCGCAGGACAGAGGGGACGGCAGCGGGACAAAGGGACGGTGGGGCAGGAGAGCCGCAGGACAGAGGGGACGGCAGCGGGACAAAAGGACGGTGGGGCAGGAGAGCCGCAGGACAGAGGGGACGGCAGCGGCACAAAAGGACGGTGGGGCAGGAGAGCCGCAGGACAGAGGGGACGGCAGCGGGACAAAAGGACGGTGGGGCAGGAGAGCCGCAGGACAGAGGGGACGGCAGCGGGACAAAGGGACGGTGAGGCAGGAGAGCCGCAGGACAGAGGGGACGGCAGCGGCACAAAGGGACGGTGGGGCAGGAGAGCCGCAGGACAGAGGGGACGGCAGCGGGACAAAAGGACGGTGGGGCAGGAGAGCCGCAGGACAGAGGGGACGGCAGCGGCACAAAAGGACGGTGGGGCAGGGGAGCCGCAGGACAGAAGGGACGGCAGCGGGACAAAAGCACGGTGGGACAGGGGAGCCGCAGGACAGAGGGGACGGCAGCGGGACAAATGGACGGTGGGGCAGGAGAGCCGCAGGACAGAAGGGACGGCAGCGGGACAAAAGGACAGTGGGGCAGGAGAGCCACAGGACAGAAGGGACGGCAGCGGGACAAAAGGACGGTGGGGCAGGAGAGCCGCAGGACAGAGGACACGGCAGCGGGACAAAAGGACGGTGGGGCAGGGGAGCCGCAGGACAGAAGGGACGGCAGTGGGACAAAAGGACGGTGGGACAGGGGAGCCGCAGGACAGAGGGGACGGCAGCGGGACAAAAGGACGGTGGGGCAGGAGAGCCGCAGGACAGAAGGGACGGCAGCGGGACAAAAGGACGGTGGGGCAGGGGAGCCGCAGGACAGAAGGGACGGCAGCGGGACAAAAGCACGGTGGGACAGGGGAGCCGCAGGACAGAGGGGACGGCAGCGGGACAAATGGACGGTGGGGCAGGAGAGCCGCAGGACAGAAGGGACGGCAGCGGGACAAAAGGACGGTGGGGCAGAAGAGCCGCAGGACAGAGGGGACGGCAGCGGGACAAAGGGACGGTGGGGCAGGAGAGCCGCAGGACAGAGGGGACGGCAGCGGGACAAAAGGACGGTGGGGCAGGGGAGCCGCAGGACAGAGGGGACGGCAGCGGGACAAAAGGACGGTGGGGCAGGAGAGCCGCAGGACAGAGGGGACGGCAGCGGGACAAAAGGACGGTGGGGCAGGAGAGCCGCAGGACAAAAGGGACGGCAGCGGGACAAAAGGACGGTGGGGCAGGAGAGCCACAGGACAGAGGGGACAGCAGCGGGACAAAAGGACGGTGGGGCAGGAGAGCCACAGGACAGAGGGGACGGCAGCGGGACAAAAGGACGGTGGGGCAGGAGAGCCGCAGGACAGAGGACACGGCAGCGGGACAAAAGGACGGTGGGGCAGGGGAGCCGCAGGACAGAAGGGACGGCAGCGGGACAAAAGGACGGTGGGGCAGGGGAGCCGCAGGACAGAGGGGACAGCAGCGGGACAAAAGGACGGTGGGGCAGGGGAGCCGCAGGACAGAGGGGACGGCAGCGGGACAAAAGGACGGTGGGGCAGGAGAGCCGCAGGACAGAAGGGACGGCAGCAGGACAAAAGGACGGTGGGGCAGGGGAGCCGCAGGACAAAAGGGACGGCAGCGGGACAAAAGGACGGTGGGACAGGGGAGCCGCAGGACAGAGGGGACGGCAGCGGGACAAAAGGACGGTGGGGCAGGGGAGCCGCAGGACAGAGGGGACGGCAGCAGGACAAAAGGACGGTGGGGCAGGAGAGCCGCAGGACAGAGGGGACGGCAGCGGGACAAAAGGACGGTTGGGCAGGAGAGCCACAGGACAAAAGGGACGGCAGCGGGACAAAAGGACGGTGGGGCAGGAGAGCCACAGGACAGAGGGGACAGCAGCGGGACAAAAGGACGGTGGGGCAGGAGAGCCGCAGGACAGAGGGGACGGCAGCGGGACAAAAGGACGGTGGGGCAGGAGAGCCGCAGGACAAAAGGGACGGCAGCGGGACAAAAGGACGGTGGGGCAGGAGAGCCACAGGACAGAGGGGACGGCAGCGGGACAAAAGGACGGTGGGGCAGGAGAGCCACAGGACAGAGGACACGGCAGCGGGACAAAAGGACGGTGGGGCAGGAGAGCCGCAGGACAGAGGGGACGGCAGCGGGACAAAAGGACGGTGGGGCAGGAGAGCCGCAGGACAAAAGGGACGGCAGCGGGACAAAAGGACGGTGGGGCAGGAGAGCCACAGGACAGAGGGGACGGCAGCGGGACAAAAGGACGGTGGGGCAGGAGAGCCACAGGACAGAGGACACGGCAGCGGGACAAAAGGACGGTGGGGCAGGGGAGCCGCAGGACAGAGGGGACGGCAGCGGGACAAAAGGACGGCGGGGCAGGGGAGCCGCAGGACAGAAGGGACGGCAGCGGGACAAAAGGACGGTGGGGCAGGGGAGCTGCAGGACAGAGGGGACAGCAGCGGGACAAAAGGACGGTGGGGCAGGGGAGCCGCAGGACAGAGGGGACGGCAGCGGGACAAAAGGACGGTGGGGCAGGAGAGCCGCAGGACAAAAGGGACGGCAGCGGGACAAAAGGACTGTGGGGCAGGAGAGCCGCAGGACAAGCGGAAAGGCCGAGGGACAGTGGGGCAGGAGGGCAACGGACAGAGGGGACGGCAGTGGGACCAAA ATGTATCTGTACCGGTGTTCTCATTACTTGGCTTCTGGCTGGAGTTAATGATGGGGTTTCTTCAGCCCTCCATGTTGATATCCGGCCCTTCCCCCCTTCAGCTCTTCAATAAATCCGCCTGTCAGACGCTGATTTATACGCTGGTGGCAG AGATTTACTCCCTGAACAAAGTAACAGTTACCAATAAACTTCATAAAGATAAACAATTACACAAAGTGACAAGCACATAA